The proteins below are encoded in one region of Lactuca sativa cultivar Salinas chromosome 3, Lsat_Salinas_v11, whole genome shotgun sequence:
- the LOC111906355 gene encoding kirola yields the protein MTGASNSHSSSNLERDMALSTKTNQVVIKSDCDAFHQLWKANPNQVPTLTPSYIQNCQVHEGEVGNLGCCLFWNYFHDGKDRVGKTITTDFDEGKKSVTFKVVEGDLMDLYKTFVIHIQADKHGSDNIVTWTVEYEKLNPNVPDPDTLMEFYEKVTRDIEACQLPN from the exons ATGACAGGAGCAAGTAATTCTCATTCAAGCTCTAACCTGGAGAGAGATATGGCACTTAGTACTAAAACAAATCAGGTTGTGATTAAGTCAGATTGTGATGCTTTTCACCAGTTATGGAAGGCAAACCCCAACCAAGTTCCCACCTTGACACCGAGTTACATCCAAAACTGTCAAGTCCATGAAGGTGAAGTTGGAAACCTGGGCTGTTGTCTCTTCTGGAACTATTTTCATG ATGGAAAAGACCGTGTTGGAAAAACAATAACCACGGATTTCGACGAGGGAAAAAAGTCAGTCACATTTAAGGTAGTTGAAGGTGATCTCATGGATTTATATAAGACCTTTGTTATACATATTCAAGCAGACAAACATGGTTCAGACAACATTGTCACATGGACTGTTGAGTATGAGAAGTTGAACCCTAATGTTCCTGATCCCGATACGCTGATGGAATTCTACGAGAAGGTTACCAGAGACATAGAGGCTTGCCAACTCcccaattaa